Proteins from a single region of Pogoniulus pusillus isolate bPogPus1 unplaced genomic scaffold, bPogPus1.pri scaffold_117_arrow_ctg1, whole genome shotgun sequence:
- the LOC135173889 gene encoding protein disulfide-isomerase TMX3-like isoform X1 — protein MSYLWGCEMHELTIRTTVALNASNQQCLLPDRHLEKTEDMVKFMKDILDGAAEAQAGDGLLQRSKRVIYEAKAAVMINQEQVRLKELCRKQESATCHPSPPDPNPRNPKQHLAQEVSRVAVSTSSPGILCFSQQHGVGYQQQSRLNL, from the exons atGAGCTACCTGTGGGGGTGTGAAATGCA CGAGCTGACCATCCGTACTACCgtcgccttgaatgcctccaaccagcagtgtttgctgccagacagacacctggagaagacagaggacatGGTTAAGTTCATGAAGGATatcttggatggtgctgctgaa gcacaggctggtgatGGACTTCTGCAACGAAGCAAGAGAGTCATCTATGAGGCCAAGGCTGCTGTAATG ATAAACCAAGAGCAAGTGCGACTGAAAGAGCTTTGCAG aaagcaggagtcagccacctgccacccatcccctcctgaccccaaccccagaaacccaaagcagcacttggcacaggaGGTCTCTCGTGTTGCAGTCTCAACTTCAAGCCCTGGaatactttgcttcagccagcagcatggggttgGATACCAACAGCAGAGTCGACTTAACCTGTGA
- the LOC135173889 gene encoding protein disulfide-isomerase TMX3-like isoform X2: MSYLWGCEMHELTIRTTVALNASNQQCLLPDRHLEKTEDMVKFMKDILDGAAEAQAGDGLLQRSKRVIYEAKAAVMKAGVSHLPPIPS, from the exons atGAGCTACCTGTGGGGGTGTGAAATGCA CGAGCTGACCATCCGTACTACCgtcgccttgaatgcctccaaccagcagtgtttgctgccagacagacacctggagaagacagaggacatGGTTAAGTTCATGAAGGATatcttggatggtgctgctgaa gcacaggctggtgatGGACTTCTGCAACGAAGCAAGAGAGTCATCTATGAGGCCAAGGCTGCTGTAATG aaagcaggagtcagccacctgccacccatcccctcctga
- the LOC135173888 gene encoding uncharacterized protein LOC135173888, which yields MVTPVPRPLICINEGRVHLAEFGALLGGGNWLGRGGSAADWCVLWRGRGLPLPRPSEVLDGLQHSPSSSRKEETSPRRPPAPRETQSLRGEGSGTPRPSQGPPRDPQTRPLASQRPPLTSLYAPTNPPAPPRPRPAPPSAHSGPQLVPAALQPGLGALLRPPPGPGWGLQAWAQRPQCHLCQASRQQAAAPPWQGRSRSLGGGTPAPPSVPPVPSHCSQSPPGTPGTLYGTHRPFPYPPPPLTPVKTSPGDPHDTPRPSLCSTAPSPQPPRTLPKAPPNPPNPGAAYNTPRPSPYPLQPLRPPPNPPATPPSAPGNH from the exons atggtCACCCCTGTGCCCCGCCCCCTCATTTGCATAAACGAAGGCAGGGTCCACCTGGCGGAGTTTGGTGCTTTATTGGGCGGGGGGAACTGGTTAGGACggggagggtcagcagctgattggtgcGTCCTCTGGCGTGGGcggggcctgcccctgccccgcccctcCGAAGTGCTCgatggtctccagcacagccccagcagctccaggaaggaggagacctccccccgcaggcctccagccccccgggagacccagagcctgcggggggagggctcagggacccccagaccctcccaggGAC CACCCAGGGACCCGCAGACCCGCCCACTGGcctcccagagacccccacTCACCTCCTTGTATGCCCCCACtaatcccccagcccctccccgtcCCCGCCCAgcgccccccagtgcccactcaggccctcagcttgtccccgcagcactgcagcctggcctgggggcgctgctgaggcctcccccagggccgggctgggggctgcaggcctgggcccagcgccctcagtgccacctgtgccaggccagcaggcagcaggcagcagcacctccctggcagggcaggtcaagGAGCCTCGGGGGAGggaccccagcaccccccagcgtccccccagtcccctcccactgctcccagtcccccccaggCACCCCTGGGACTCTCTATGGCACCCACAGACCCTTCCCCTACCCCCCGCCACCTCTGACCCCCGTCAAAACCTCACCCGGGGACCCCCAtgacacccccagaccctccctctgctccactgccccctccccccagccacctcggACCCTTCCCAAGGCgcccccaaacccccccaacCCCGGGGCCGCCTAcaacacccccagaccctccccctacccccttcagccacttcgcccccccccaaatccccctGCGACCCCCCCAAGCGCCCCTGGCAACCACTGA